One genomic segment of Thermodesulfobacterium sp. TA1 includes these proteins:
- the rplD gene encoding 50S ribosomal protein L4: MEAIKAKVIDANAKVVGELELPLDIYGVYPKEGLLHEIVRWQMARWRAGTACTKTRAEVRGGGRKPWPQKHTGRARQGSIRAPQWVGGGIVHGPKPRSYEFKLNKKVRRLGLKMALSSRALANKLFVAESFPLSEHPKTKMLKSYLEGLGVNEALIVVPERNLILEKSASNLPKVKVLAVEGLNVYDILNHENLIVSKEALNKIEERLRR, encoded by the coding sequence ATGGAGGCTATAAAAGCTAAAGTAATCGATGCTAATGCCAAGGTAGTAGGAGAGTTGGAGCTGCCTCTTGATATTTATGGTGTTTATCCTAAAGAAGGTCTTTTACATGAGATAGTGAGATGGCAAATGGCCAGATGGAGAGCCGGAACAGCCTGCACTAAAACAAGGGCTGAGGTTAGAGGTGGAGGAAGAAAGCCTTGGCCTCAAAAGCATACAGGAAGAGCTCGTCAAGGTTCTATCAGGGCTCCGCAATGGGTTGGTGGAGGTATAGTTCACGGTCCTAAGCCAAGAAGTTATGAGTTTAAGCTAAACAAAAAGGTTAGAAGATTAGGTTTAAAGATGGCCCTTTCTTCTAGGGCTTTAGCTAATAAACTGTTTGTGGCAGAATCTTTTCCATTAAGCGAGCATCCTAAAACCAAGATGCTTAAGTCATATTTAGAAGGGCTTGGGGTAAATGAGGCGCTTATCGTAGTTCCTGAGAGAAACTTAATTTTAGAAAAAAGTGCTTCTAATCTTCCTAAGGTTAAGGTGTTGGCAGTTGAAGGATTAAACGTTTATGATATTTTAAATCACGAAAATTTAATAGTATCTAAGGAAGCCTTAAATAAAATAGAGGAACGTTTAAGGAGATAA
- the rplW gene encoding 50S ribosomal protein L23 — protein MKDPRKIILAPIITEKSMLLKERNNQVSFWVDPAANKIEIKQAVEKLFDVKVLDVQTIRVKGKPKGGYRNPGKTSLRKKAIVRLQPGQTIEFFETI, from the coding sequence ATGAAGGACCCAAGAAAAATCATTTTAGCTCCTATAATTACTGAAAAATCTATGCTTTTAAAAGAGAGGAATAATCAGGTTTCGTTTTGGGTTGATCCGGCAGCCAACAAAATAGAAATAAAGCAGGCAGTAGAAAAGTTGTTTGATGTAAAGGTGTTAGACGTACAAACGATAAGGGTAAAGGGAAAGCCCAAGGGAGGATATAGAAATCCTGGAAAAACTTCCTTAAGAAAGAAGGCTATAGTAAGGCTTCAGCCTGGGCAGACGATAGAATTTTTTGAAACCATATAA
- the rplB gene encoding 50S ribosomal protein L2 has product MPIKKCKPTSPGRRFQTYLINPELSKKEPEKSLVEPLKKSGGRNNYGRVTVRFRGGGHKRLYRIIDFKRDKDNVPAKVVALEYDPNRSANIALLQYADGEKRYIIAPVGLKVGDVVMSGESVEIRVGNALPLKNIPVGTMVHNIELRPKKGGQLARSAGAFAQVLGKEGDYVILRLPSGEIRKVHGNCKATIGQVGNLEWENVMLGKAGRSRWLGRRPHVRGIAMNPVDHPLGGGEGRSHGGRHPCSPWGWLCKGRKTRKKKASDKLILRRRKG; this is encoded by the coding sequence ATGCCTATAAAGAAGTGTAAACCTACCTCACCAGGAAGAAGATTTCAGACCTATTTGATTAACCCTGAACTTTCTAAAAAAGAACCTGAAAAGTCTTTGGTCGAACCTTTAAAGAAATCTGGTGGTAGAAATAATTATGGAAGGGTTACTGTAAGGTTTAGAGGGGGAGGGCATAAAAGACTTTATCGTATAATAGATTTTAAGAGAGATAAGGATAATGTCCCTGCTAAAGTGGTAGCTTTAGAGTATGACCCTAACAGATCAGCTAATATTGCTTTATTACAGTATGCAGACGGAGAAAAAAGATACATCATTGCTCCTGTAGGGCTTAAAGTAGGTGATGTGGTGATGTCTGGGGAGAGTGTGGAAATAAGGGTTGGAAATGCTTTACCTTTGAAAAACATCCCTGTAGGTACGATGGTACATAATATAGAGCTTAGGCCTAAAAAGGGTGGGCAATTAGCTAGAAGTGCTGGGGCTTTTGCTCAAGTACTTGGTAAAGAAGGAGATTATGTTATTTTAAGGTTACCCTCTGGTGAGATAAGAAAAGTGCATGGTAATTGTAAGGCTACCATCGGTCAGGTTGGTAATTTGGAATGGGAAAATGTAATGTTAGGTAAGGCTGGAAGGTCTAGATGGCTTGGAAGAAGGCCTCATGTACGTGGTATTGCTATGAACCCAGTAGACCATCCCCTTGGGGGTGGAGAAGGAAGGTCTCATGGTGGGAGACATCCTTGTTCTCCGTGGGGTTGGTTGTGTAAAGGTCGTAAGACCCGTAAGAAAAAAGCTTCTGACAAACTTATACTTAGAAGAAGAAAGGGCTAA
- the rpsS gene encoding 30S ribosomal protein S19: MPRSKKKGPFVDDHLLKKVLVARETGDKKPIKTWSRRSTIVPEMVGLTFAVHNGHKFIPVYVTENMVGHKLGEFAPTRTYKGHPADKGKVKGVKKK; encoded by the coding sequence ATGCCAAGGTCTAAGAAAAAAGGTCCTTTTGTGGATGACCATTTGTTAAAGAAGGTTTTGGTAGCAAGGGAAACAGGCGATAAAAAACCGATAAAGACTTGGAGCAGAAGGTCGACCATCGTTCCTGAAATGGTAGGTTTAACCTTTGCCGTCCATAATGGGCATAAGTTTATTCCGGTTTATGTTACAGAAAATATGGTAGGGCACAAGCTGGGAGAGTTTGCGCCTACTAGGACATATAAAGGACATCCTGCAGATAAAGGTAAAGTAAAAGGAGTAAAGAAGAAATAA
- the rplV gene encoding 50S ribosomal protein L22: MKARATAKYVLISPYKARLVVDLIRGKKIDEALNILNFTPKKAARIVKKVLESAIANAENNYGMDVDNLYVVEAYVNEGPRLKRIWPRAWGRASRILKRMSHITVVVEEKEEKSKKRR, from the coding sequence ATGAAGGCTCGGGCTACAGCGAAATATGTATTGATTTCTCCCTACAAAGCAAGATTAGTAGTAGATTTAATTAGAGGTAAAAAAATAGATGAAGCTTTAAATATTTTAAATTTTACTCCTAAAAAAGCCGCGAGGATAGTAAAAAAGGTTTTAGAAAGTGCTATAGCTAATGCAGAAAACAACTACGGTATGGATGTGGATAATCTTTATGTAGTAGAGGCTTACGTAAATGAAGGTCCTAGGCTTAAAAGAATTTGGCCAAGGGCATGGGGAAGGGCAAGTAGGATTTTAAAAAGGATGAGCCACATCACCGTGGTAGTAGAAGAAAAGGAAGAAAAAAGTAAAAAGAGGAGGTAA
- the rpsC gene encoding 30S ribosomal protein S3, translated as MGQKVNPIGLRIGITRTWDSRWVAKPSEFPKYLYEDYLIRKFLKEKYFHAGIAKIEIERAANKARVIIYSARPGIVIGKKGAEIEKIKSELGKLIKDREFEVLVNEVRRPELEAQLVAENIANQIERRVSFRRAMKRAVSLVMRFGAQGIKVQCSGRLGGAEIARSEWYRVGRVPLSTLRADIDYGFATAVTKYGSIGVKVWIFKGEVLPEREGQERLVI; from the coding sequence TTGGGGCAGAAAGTTAATCCTATTGGATTGAGAATTGGTATTACTAGGACATGGGATTCTCGTTGGGTAGCAAAACCTTCAGAGTTTCCTAAGTATCTATATGAAGACTATTTGATAAGGAAATTTTTAAAAGAAAAATATTTTCATGCAGGTATAGCTAAGATAGAGATAGAAAGGGCGGCTAATAAAGCAAGGGTAATCATTTATTCTGCGCGTCCTGGGATTGTGATAGGAAAGAAAGGTGCTGAGATAGAAAAGATAAAAAGTGAATTAGGAAAGCTGATTAAGGATAGGGAGTTTGAGGTTTTAGTTAATGAAGTTAGAAGGCCTGAGCTTGAAGCACAGTTGGTGGCAGAAAACATTGCTAATCAAATAGAGAGAAGGGTTTCTTTCAGAAGGGCGATGAAAAGAGCTGTTTCTTTGGTTATGCGTTTTGGTGCGCAAGGAATTAAGGTTCAATGCTCTGGAAGGCTTGGTGGTGCTGAAATAGCTAGAAGTGAATGGTATAGGGTTGGAAGGGTTCCTCTTTCTACTTTAAGGGCTGATATAGACTATGGTTTTGCTACAGCAGTAACCAAATATGGGAGTATAGGAGTAAAGGTTTGGATTTTTAAGGGAGAGGTTTTACCTGAAAGAGAAGGACAAGAAAGGTTAGTTATTTAA
- the rplP gene encoding 50S ribosomal protein L16 has protein sequence MLQPKKTKYRKQQKGRVRGKATSGHTVEFGEYGLKVLEGGWLTARQIEAGRVAIVRVAKKGSKVWIRVFPDKPITKKPAETRMGKGKGAVEEWVAVVKPGKVIYEIAGVPEEVAKEALKMAASKMPFKCKIVSREEF, from the coding sequence CTGCTTCAACCTAAAAAAACGAAATATAGAAAGCAACAAAAAGGGAGAGTTAGAGGAAAGGCTACTAGTGGTCATACGGTAGAGTTTGGCGAATATGGGTTGAAAGTGCTTGAAGGTGGTTGGTTAACTGCCCGGCAAATAGAAGCAGGACGTGTAGCTATCGTTAGGGTAGCTAAAAAGGGATCCAAGGTTTGGATAAGGGTTTTTCCAGATAAACCGATTACTAAAAAACCTGCAGAGACCCGTATGGGTAAAGGTAAAGGGGCGGTTGAAGAGTGGGTCGCTGTGGTTAAGCCAGGGAAGGTTATTTATGAGATTGCAGGTGTTCCTGAGGAGGTAGCTAAAGAAGCGTTAAAAATGGCTGCTAGTAAGATGCCTTTTAAATGTAAAATAGTTAGTAGGGAGGAGTTTTAA
- the rpmC gene encoding 50S ribosomal protein L29: MKAHELRELSIPELKEKLANLREELFNLRFQKTIHRLENPMRIRQVKRDIAKVLTVIREKELNIR; this comes from the coding sequence ATGAAGGCTCATGAGTTGAGGGAGCTGTCTATCCCTGAGTTAAAAGAAAAGTTGGCTAACTTAAGAGAAGAGCTTTTTAACCTTAGATTTCAGAAAACCATTCATAGATTAGAAAACCCTATGAGGATTAGGCAGGTTAAAAGGGATATTGCTAAAGTTTTGACGGTTATTAGAGAAAAAGAACTTAACATACGATAA
- the rpsQ gene encoding 30S ribosomal protein S17: MSGKKKFIGTVVSDKMDKTVVVMVETLVKHPLYGKYIKRRKKYMAHDENNECKIGDKVLIEETRPLSRRKRWRVREIIEKAKVLEVKEDLEGGE, from the coding sequence ATGAGTGGAAAAAAGAAATTTATAGGAACGGTGGTTAGTGATAAGATGGATAAGACCGTGGTAGTTATGGTAGAGACTTTGGTAAAACATCCTCTTTATGGCAAGTATATTAAAAGAAGAAAAAAATATATGGCTCATGATGAGAATAACGAGTGTAAGATAGGTGATAAGGTTTTGATCGAGGAGACAAGGCCCCTTTCTCGTAGGAAAAGATGGAGAGTAAGAGAAATTATAGAGAAGGCTAAAGTTTTAGAGGTTAAAGAGGATTTGGAAGGGGGTGAGTAA
- the rplN gene encoding 50S ribosomal protein L14, with product MIQQQTYLNVADNSGAKKIMCIRVLGGSHRKYGSVGDIIVASVKEAIPNSKVKEGDVVKAVIVRTKKEVSRPDGTHIRFDENAAVLINQYKEPVGTRIFGPVARELRARGFMKIISLAPEVI from the coding sequence ATGATTCAGCAACAGACCTATTTAAACGTGGCTGATAATTCTGGTGCTAAGAAGATAATGTGTATAAGGGTTTTAGGTGGGTCTCATAGGAAATATGGAAGTGTGGGAGACATAATAGTGGCTTCAGTCAAGGAGGCTATACCTAATTCTAAAGTAAAAGAAGGTGATGTGGTTAAAGCTGTGATTGTTAGGACGAAAAAAGAAGTTTCAAGGCCAGATGGGACTCATATAAGGTTTGATGAAAACGCAGCGGTTTTGATCAATCAATATAAAGAACCAGTTGGAACTCGTATTTTTGGACCTGTAGCAAGAGAGCTTAGGGCTAGAGGTTTTATGAAAATCATCTCTTTAGCCCCTGAAGTTATATAA
- the rplX gene encoding 50S ribosomal protein L24 — protein sequence MIKRGVNKKALKPHEVKLHVRKNDMVVVIAGKDKGKIGKVLKVFPRKGRAVVEGVNIVKRHMKPTPYSSGGIVEKPAPIHISNLMVYCPKCKKGVKIGRKFLEDGTKVRFCKKCGEIIEVKE from the coding sequence ATGATAAAGCGCGGGGTTAATAAGAAAGCACTAAAACCTCATGAAGTGAAGCTTCATGTAAGAAAAAATGATATGGTAGTAGTCATTGCAGGTAAAGATAAGGGTAAGATAGGTAAGGTTTTAAAAGTTTTTCCTCGTAAGGGAAGGGCTGTAGTTGAAGGAGTTAACATAGTTAAAAGACATATGAAGCCTACCCCTTACAGCAGCGGAGGTATAGTAGAAAAACCAGCACCTATACATATTTCTAACCTGATGGTTTATTGTCCTAAATGCAAAAAAGGGGTAAAGATAGGTAGGAAGTTTTTAGAAGACGGAACCAAGGTTAGGTTTTGCAAAAAATGCGGAGAAATTATCGAGGTGAAGGAGTAG
- the rplE gene encoding 50S ribosomal protein L5: MSWLKDYYKNEVVPKLKERFGYKNINQIPKLEKISVNMGLNEAVANPKIIDQALVELAQLTGQKPKVCKARKSIAGFKLRKGMPIGVMVTLRGQRMYDFLTRVINIALPRTKDFKGLSKSGFDGRGNYTFGITDHTIFPEIDSSKVDKIKGLSITIVTTAKNDEEAYALLKELGMPFRG; the protein is encoded by the coding sequence ATGAGCTGGTTAAAAGATTATTACAAAAATGAAGTGGTACCCAAGTTAAAAGAAAGGTTTGGGTATAAAAACATAAACCAAATACCCAAATTAGAAAAGATAAGTGTTAATATGGGTTTAAACGAGGCAGTAGCCAATCCTAAGATTATAGACCAGGCTTTGGTTGAGTTAGCTCAACTTACTGGTCAAAAACCTAAGGTTTGTAAGGCTAGAAAGTCTATCGCAGGTTTCAAGTTGAGAAAAGGAATGCCTATTGGGGTCATGGTAACCTTGAGAGGACAGAGAATGTATGATTTTCTTACTAGGGTTATAAATATTGCCCTGCCTAGAACGAAGGATTTTAAGGGTCTTTCTAAGTCGGGTTTTGACGGGAGAGGAAACTATACTTTTGGGATCACCGACCATACTATCTTTCCCGAGATAGACAGTAGCAAGGTAGATAAAATAAAGGGTTTAAGCATAACCATCGTTACCACTGCTAAAAACGATGAAGAGGCTTATGCGTTATTAAAAGAATTAGGAATGCCATTTAGGGGGTAG
- a CDS encoding type Z 30S ribosomal protein S14 produces MPRKAQREKAKRKPKFQVRHRNRCSVCGRARAYIRRFGLCRMCFRKLASEAKIPGVRKASW; encoded by the coding sequence ATGCCAAGAAAAGCTCAAAGAGAAAAGGCAAAAAGAAAGCCTAAGTTTCAGGTACGCCACAGGAATAGATGTTCTGTTTGTGGTCGTGCTCGGGCTTACATAAGAAGGTTTGGACTCTGTAGGATGTGTTTTAGAAAATTAGCTTCAGAGGCTAAAATCCCTGGGGTTAGGAAAGCTAGTTGGTAA
- the rpsH gene encoding 30S ribosomal protein S8, whose amino-acid sequence MMTDPIADMLTRIKNALQNRHKRVVVPSSKIKLAILKILKEEGYIEDFIYHDEKPQGKIEIVLKYDEFKRPVISGIKRVSKPGRRIYRRYKDLSKVLDGLGIAIVSTSQGIMTDHEAKRRKVGGEVICEIW is encoded by the coding sequence ATGATGACAGACCCTATAGCAGACATGCTAACCAGAATAAAGAATGCTCTACAGAACAGGCATAAAAGGGTGGTAGTCCCCTCTTCTAAGATAAAGCTTGCCATTTTAAAGATCCTTAAGGAAGAGGGTTATATAGAGGATTTTATCTATCATGATGAAAAACCTCAGGGTAAGATAGAAATAGTTTTGAAATATGATGAATTCAAAAGGCCGGTTATTTCTGGAATAAAAAGGGTAAGTAAACCAGGAAGAAGGATATATAGAAGGTATAAGGATTTAAGCAAAGTATTAGATGGGCTTGGGATTGCTATAGTTTCAACTTCTCAAGGTATTATGACTGACCATGAGGCAAAACGCCGTAAAGTAGGTGGTGAAGTTATTTGTGAAATTTGGTAA
- the rplF gene encoding 50S ribosomal protein L6 yields MGEVSRVGRKPIKVPNGVKISLKEDGIMIVEGPKGKLEKKLPPLVKVLMEGDTIVVQQDEVRKKLKNKAKAFQGLARALINNMVIGVTQGFQKVLDIVGLGYKAEVKGEEIIFSLGYSHPINFKLPKGITAKAERGTGEVQVRLTLEGIDKELLGQVAANIRRLRPPEPYKGKGIRYADEVIYRKAGKSGKGSKK; encoded by the coding sequence ATGGGAGAAGTTTCTCGTGTAGGAAGAAAACCAATAAAAGTGCCTAACGGTGTCAAAATTTCTTTGAAAGAAGATGGTATTATGATAGTTGAAGGTCCTAAGGGAAAGCTTGAAAAGAAATTACCTCCTCTGGTTAAAGTGCTGATGGAAGGTGATACTATAGTGGTTCAGCAAGATGAAGTAAGGAAAAAGCTTAAAAATAAAGCTAAGGCTTTTCAAGGTTTAGCTAGAGCTTTGATAAACAATATGGTTATAGGGGTTACTCAAGGCTTTCAAAAGGTCTTAGATATCGTGGGGTTAGGTTATAAGGCTGAAGTGAAGGGAGAAGAGATAATTTTTAGTTTGGGGTATTCTCATCCGATAAATTTTAAGCTTCCAAAAGGGATTACTGCTAAAGCAGAAAGAGGAACTGGAGAGGTACAGGTTCGTTTAACTTTAGAAGGTATAGACAAAGAGTTGTTGGGACAGGTGGCTGCTAATATTAGAAGGTTGAGACCGCCAGAGCCATATAAAGGAAAAGGTATTAGGTA